One genomic window of Ziziphus jujuba cultivar Dongzao chromosome 4, ASM3175591v1 includes the following:
- the LOC107416769 gene encoding pentatricopeptide repeat-containing protein At1g73710: MLHSQSYSSRELGQESFLTEMQNHIFFSPTKPHSLQCPFRARAFLGFTLHNPNLDKRQNYLLPYKAFDIIVNPHAHKQHTSTWPRVFIGFKLHCHSKSLVLPTKVSSVNGKKKRYGGVLPRVLRSLESENDIEKALSSFAENLSPKEQTIVLKEQRSWDRVIRVFEWFKSQKEYVPNVIHYNVVLRVLGRAQKWDELRLCWIDMAKNGVLATNNTYSMLVDVYGKGGLVKEALLWIKHMKLRGLYPDEVTMNTIVRVLKDAGEYDRADGFYKDWCNGRIELDDLDVDSMVDSVNGSDSAPISFKHFLSTELFKTGGRAPTPVTMASPDTQNSIRKPRLTSTYNTLIDLYGKAGRLKDAADVFGEMLKSGVAMDTITFNTMIFTCGSHGHLSEAEALLTKMEERGITPDTKTYNIFLSLYADVGNIDAALKCYRKIREVGLYPDVVTHRAVLHILCQKNMVQDVETVIKEMEKSHVQIDEHSVPGVIEMYINEGLLAKAKLFLQKWQVDGGLSSKTYAAIIDAYAEKGLWAEAEAVFFRKRDRVEQKRNVIEYNVMIKVYGKAKLYDKAFSLFKSMRNHGTWPDQCTYNSLIQMLSGGDLVDQAKDLLAEMQRTGFKPQCLTFSALVACYARLGQLSEAVDVYKEMETAGVKPNEVVYGSLINGFAESGRVEEALKYFHQMEESGISANLIVLTSLMKAYRKVGCLDGAKLLYERMKNLEGGVDIVASNSMLDLYADLGMVAEAKLVFNNLREKSMADEVSYATMIYLYKSMGLLDEAIDIVEEMKESSLVRDCASFNKVMACYASNGQLRECGELLQEMVARKLLPDSWTFKVLFTVLKKGGISIEAVTQLESSYQEGRPYSRQAIITSVFSTVGLHALALESCETFAKADVNLDLSAYNAAIYAYGAAGEIDKALNIFMKMQDEELEPDVVTYINLVGCYGKAGMIEGVKRIYSQLKYEEIEPNESLFNAVVDAYKNANRHDLAKLVSQEMKFALDSENYTGSETGDKFDDSSSDQESP; this comes from the coding sequence ATGCTTCACTCTCAGAGCTACAGTTCCAGAGAATTAGGGCAAGAGAGTTTCCTAACTGAAATGCAAAACCACATCTTCTTCTCACCAACGAAACCCCACAGCCTCCAATGCCCTTTCAGAGCGAGGGCCTTTTTAGGGTTTACCCTCCATAACCCAAACTTAGATAAAAGACAAAATTACCTTCTTCCTTACAAAGCCTTTGACATAATTGTGAACCCGCATGCCCATAAGCAGCATACTTCGACATGGCCTAGGGTTTTTATAGGGTTTAAGCTTCACTGTCATTCAAAATCGCTGGTTTTGCCCACCAAAGTTTCTTCAGTTAACGGTAAGAAAAAGAGGTATGGAGGTGTGTTGCCTCGCGTATTGCGGTCTTTAGAGTCGGAAAATGATATCGAAAAGGCTCTTAGTTCGTTTGCTGAAAATCTCAGTCCAAAAGAACAGACTATAGTTCTCAAAGAACAGAGGAGCTGGGATAGGGTTATTCGGGTTTTCGAGTGGTTCAAGTCACAAAAAGAGTATGTACCCAATGTGATTCATTACAACGTTGTGCTCCGTGTACTGGGTAGAGCGCAGAAATGGGATGAACTGCGGCTCTGCTGGATTGATATGGCCAAGAATGGTGTTTTGGCAACGAACAACACGTATAGTATGCTTGTCGATGTGTATGGTAAAGGTGGTCTTGTTAAAGAAGCGCTTTTGTGGATTAAGCACATGAAACTGAGGGGACTTTACCCTGATGAAGTTACCATGAATACGATTGTTCGTGTCTTGAAGGACGCTGGAGAGTATGATAGGGCAGATGGGTTCTACAAGGATTGGTGCAACGGGCGGATTGAGCTGGATGATCTTGATGTGGATTCCATGGTTGATTCTGTCAATGGGTCCGACTCAGCACCTATCAGTTTTAAGCATTTCTTGTCCACTGAGCTTTTCAAGACAGGTGGGAGAGCCCCCACTCCTGTAACTATGGCTTCTCCAGACACACAAAATTCTATTAGGAAGCCTAGACTTACATCTACATACAATACTTTGATTGATTTGTATGGGAAAGCAGGGCGTCTGAAGGATGCGGCCGATGTGTTTGGAGAAATGTTGAAATCTGGGGTGGCAATGGATACCATAACTTTCAATACTATGATCTTTACTTGTGGAAGCCATGGGCATTTGTCAGAGGCTGAAGCTTTGCTTACTAAGATGGAAGAAAGGGGAATAACTCCTGATACAAAAACTTATAACATCTTTTTATCTTTGTATGCTGATGTGGGCAATATTGATGCAGCTCTCAAATGCTATAGGAAGATACGAGAGGTGGGCCTTTATCCAGATGTTGTAACTCACAGAGCTGTTCTTCATATACTATGTCAGAAGAACATGGTTCAAGATGTGGAGACTGTGATTAAAGAAATGGAGAAATCTCATGTGCAGATTGATGAGCATTCTGTTCCTGGTGTCATTGAGATGTATATTAATGAAGGACTTCTCGCGAAGGCAAAGTTATTTCTTCAGAAATGGCAGGTAGATGGTGGATTATCATCGAAGACATATGCCGCAATTATAGATGCTTATGCTGAAAAGGGACTTTGGGCTGAAGCTGAGGCTGTGTTCTTTAGGAAAAGAGATCGGGTTGAACAGAAAAGGAACGTCATTGAATACAACGTCATGATCAAGGTTTATGGTAAGGCAAAGCTTTATGATaaagctttctctctcttcaaGAGCATGAGAAATCATGGTACATGGCCTGATCAATGCACTTATAATTCACTCATTCAGATGTTATCAGGAGGTGATTTAGTAGACCAAGCAAAGGACCTCCTCGCTGAAATGCAGAGAACGGGTTTTAAACCACAGTGTTTAACCTTCTCTGCTCTTGTTGCATGCTATGCTCGTCTTGGCCAACTATCTGAAGCGGTAGATGTGTACAAAGAAATGGAGACCGCTGGAGTAAAACCAAATGAAGTTGTCTATGGGTCTTTGATCAATGGATTTGCAGAATCTGGCAGAGTTGAAGAAGCACTTAAGTATTTTCACCAGATGGAAGAATCTGGGATTTCTGCGAATCTAATAGTATTGACATCCCTGATGAAAGCTTACAGAAAGGTGGGGTGCTTGGATGGGGCAAAGTTGCTCTATGAGAGGATGAAAAATTTAGAAGGTGGTGTAGATATCGTCGCATCCAACAGTATGCTTGATCTCTATGCTGATCTTGGGATGGTCGCTGAAGCCAAacttgtttttaataatttgaggGAGAAGAGTATGGCAGATGAGGTTTCATATGCAACCATGATATATCTTTACAAGAGCATGGGCTTGCTTGATGAAGCCATAGATATAGTGGAGGAAATGAAAGAGTCAAGTTTGGTAAGGGATTGTGCTTCATTTAACAAGGTAATGGCATGTTATGCTTCTAATGGGCAGCTACGTGAGTGCGGTGAGTTATTGCAAGAGATGGTTGCTCGGAAACTGTTGCCTGACAGTTGGACCTTTAAAGTGTTATTTACCGTATTAAAGAAGGGAGGTATTTCTATTGAAGCAGTAACACAGCTAGAGTCATCTTACCAGGAAGGTAGGCCTTATTCTCGGCAAGCCATCATCACCTCTGTTTTCTCCACGGTGGGTTTGCATGCTTTGGCACTCGAGTCCTGTGAAACTTTCGCAAAAGCTGACGTGAATCTTGATTTGTCTGCCTACAATGCTGCAATATATGCTTATGGGGCAGCTGGGGAAATCGACAAGGCTCTGAATATATTCATGAAAATGCAGGATGAGGAGCTAGAACCTGATGTTGTAACATATATTAATCTGGTAGGCTGTTATGGAAAAGCTGGAATGATTGAAGGGGTGAAGCGGATTTACAGCCAACTAAAGTATGAAGAGATTGAACCCAATGAATCCTTGTTCAATGCTGTCGTAGATGCATATAAAAATGCTAATAGACATGACCTTGCCAAATTGGTTAGCCAAGAGATGAAATTTGCACTGGACTCGGAAAATTATACGGGTTCTGAAACCGGAGATAAGTTTGATGACAGTTCTTCAGATCAAGAAAGTCCATAA
- the LOC107416755 gene encoding secretory carrier-associated membrane protein 1 — MSRYDNNPFEDDEVNPFADQQSKGRGSGQSNYSGGAFYMPNPGSVPPANSRLSPLPPEPYDRGATIDIPLDNAKDLKTKEKELKAKEAELKKREQELKRKEDAIQRAGIVIEEKNWPPFFPLIHHDIGNEIPIHLQRVQYVAFTTFLGLIMCLTWNIVAITTAWIKGEGPTIWFLAIIYFISGVPGAYVLWYRPLYRATRTDSALRFGWFFMFYLVHIGFCIFAAVAPPIIFKGKSLAGILPAIDLLGDHALVGIFYFIGFGMFALESLLSIWVIQEVYMYFRGSGKAADMKRQAARSTMMAAL, encoded by the exons ATGAGTCGCTACGACAATAATCCTTTCGAAGATGACGAGGTCAATCCTTTCGCT GACCAACAGAGCAAAGGGAGAGGATCAGGGCAATCAAATTATAGTGGGGGCGCATTTTATATGCCT aatcctGGAAGTGTTCCCCCTGCAAACTCAAGGCTTTCACCCCTTCCTCCTGAACCTTATGATCGTGGTGCAACAATTGATATTCCTCTTGATAATGCAAAG GATttgaaaacaaaagagaaagaacttAAAGCAAAAGAGGCTGAGTTGAAAAAGAGGGAACAG GAACTAAAACGAAAGGAAGATGCTATACAACGAG CTGGAATTGTTATAGAAGAGAAAAACTGGCCACCATTTTTTCCACTTATCCATCATGACATTGGAAATGAAATACCTATCCATCTACAAAGAGTCCAGTACGTTGCATTCACAACATTTTTGG GATTAATTATGTGTCTTACATGGAATATTGTGGCAATTACCACAGCCTGGATCAAAGGAGAAG GTCCAACTATTTGGTTTCTGGCTATCATCTACTTCATTTCAGGGGTTCCAGGAGCTTATGTGTTGTGGTATCGCCCTCTTTATCGTGCTACAAG GACTGATAGTGCTCTGAGGTTTGGATGGTTTTTCATGTTTTACCTG GTGCACATTGGCTTTTGTATCTTTGCTGCAGTTGCTCCTCCAATTATTTTTAAGGGAAAATCTCTTGC AGGTATCTTACCTGCAATAGACTTGTTGGGAGATCATGCTTTGGTGGGG ATATTTTACTTCATTGGATTTGGAATGTTCGCACTGGAATCGCTGCTCAGCATCTGGGTCATTCAG GAAGTATACATGTATTTCCGAGGCAGCGGCAAGGCTGCGGATATGAAGCGCCAGGCTGCAAGATCGACCATGATGGCAGCACTATAA
- the LOC107416767 gene encoding protein STRUBBELIG-RECEPTOR FAMILY 3 isoform X2 codes for MLTAMSLNNNFLTGEIPDSFQTLTGLINLDLSSNNLSGKLPPSLENLSSLTTLRLQNNKLSGTLDVLQDLPLRDLNIENNLFSGPIPPKLLSIPNFGKDGNPFNSTSAPPPSPTSPLSAPPSPPLSGAPSSGRTPGKRADGPSASEASNGRTKKFLTTKRVVWISIAGVLLFIILMLGIILFMPRCCRQIGLADRVSKRHQIGAYKGDRENPPMDNGSLVQPTNQMRKVAKESVLRPKEDHETEPRRPAAIPKRRNDQETNMQRISTMPKQEDPELDFSALDDYLMSPPRPPPPPPPPPPPPPLPPPSLPSFEKVIVEPVVPTKMTTEKHSTKTQKLRTTAKSFTIASLQQYTNSFSQDNLIGSGMLGNVYRAQLPDGKLLAVKKLDKRASSVQKDDEFLELVNNIDKIRHANVVELMGYCAEHGQRLLIYEYCSNGSLQDALHSDDEYKKKLSWNARVRMALGAARALAHLHEVCQPPIMHRNFKSANVLLDDDLSVRVSDCGLAPLISSGSVSQLSGHLLSAYGYGAPEFESGNYTCQSDVYSFGVVMLELLTGRQSYDRTRSRGEQFLVRWAIPQLHDIDALSRMVDPSLNGEYPAKSLSHFADIISRCVQSQPEFRPPMSEVVQDILEMLRKEPHMSGSSSEDSIGR; via the exons ATGCTGACAGCCAT GTCTCTTAACAACAATTTTTTAACTGGAGAGATACCAGATTCTTTTCAAACGCTCACTGGATTGATCAATTT AGATCTATCAAGTAATAATTTGAGTGGGAAGCTGCCACCCTCTTTAGAAAACTTGTCATCTTTGACCACCCT ACGCTTGCAGAACAATAAGCTATCTGGAACTCTGGATGTTTTACAAGATCTTCCCCTGAGAGATTT GAACATAGAGAATAATCTTTTCTCTGGACCCATACCTCCGAAGTTGCTAAGCATCCCAAACTTTGG GAAAGATGGAAATCCATTTAATTCTACTAGTGCTCCACCACCTTCACCCACATCTCCATTAAGCGCACCACCATCACCACCGCTTTCTGGGGCACCATCTTCTGGTAGAACACCTGGGAAACGGGCTGATGGACCATCAGCATCAGAGGCATCAAATGGACGAACAAAGAAATTTTTGACTACTAAAAGGGTGGTTTGGATATCAATTGCAGGGGTGctattgtttataattttgatgTTAGGTATCATACTTTTTATGCCAAGATGTTGCAGACAAATAGGACTTGCAGACAGGGTTTCCAAGAGACATCAGATAGGTGCATATAAAGGGGACAGGGAGAACCCCCCTATGGACAATGGATCCTTGGTCCAGCCAACCAATCAAATGCGGAAAG TTGCAAAAGAGTCAGTTCTAAGGCCAAAGGAGGACCATGAAACAGAACCAAGAAGACCTGCAGCAATTCCAAAGCGACGTAATGATCAAGAGACAAACATGCAAAGAATTAGCACAATGCCAAAGCAAGAGGATCCTGAGTTAGATTTTAGTGCACTTGATGATTATTTGATGTCTCCTCCCCGTCCACCCCCACCCCCTCCCCCTCCTCCGCCGCCTCCTCCTCTGCCTCCTCCTTCTCTCCCTTCTTTTGAGAAGGTCATTGTGGAGCCAGTTGTGCCCACCAAGATGACCACAGAGAAGCACTCCACCAAAACTCAGAAACTTCGTACTACTGCGAAGTCCTTCACTATAGCATCTCTTCAACAATACACAAACAGCTTTTCTCAAGATAATCTTATAGGATCAGGCATGCTGGGAAACGTCTATAGGGCACAGCTTCCTGATGGAAAG CTACTTGCGGTCAAAAAGTTGGACAAGAGAGCTTCCAGTGTGCAAAAGGATGATGAGTTTCTCGAACTCGTAAACAATATTGATAAAATCAGGCATGCTAATGTAGTTGAGCTCATGGGATACTGTGCAGAGCATGGCCAAAGGCTTCTTATCTATGAATATTGCAGTAATGGTTCACTACAGGATGCTCTGCACTCGGATGACGAATACAAAAAGAAACTTTCATGGAATGCTCGTGTTAGAATGGCACTTGGAGCTGCAAGAGCCCTGGC GCATTTACATGAGGTCTGCCAGCCACCAATCATGCACAGAAATTTCAAATCTGCCAATGTTCTCCTTGACGATGACCTTTCTGTCAGAGTCTCTGACTGTGGTTTGGCTCCATTGATTTCATCAGGTTCTGTGAGTCAG CTGTCAGGTCATCTGCTATCAGCTTATGGTTATGGAGCTCCAGAATTTGAGTCAGGAAATTATACTTGCCAGAGTGATGTTTACAGTTTTGGAGTGGTTATGCTAGAACTTTTAACAGGTCGACAATCCTATGACAG GACGCGGAGCCGGGGAGAGCAATTCCTGGTCAGATGGGCAATTCCTCAGCTTCATGATATTGATGCATTGTCTAGGATGGTTGATCCTTCTCTAAATGGAGAATACCCTGCAAAATCGTTATCACACTTTGCTGACATTATATCTCGATGTGTTCAG TCGCAACCAGAATTTAGGCCACCAATGTCTGAAGTTGTCCAAGACATATTAGAAATGCTACGTAAAGAGCCTCACATGAGCGGATCATCAAGTGAAGACTCAATTGGAAGATAA
- the LOC107416767 gene encoding protein STRUBBELIG-RECEPTOR FAMILY 3 isoform X1, protein MGGKRSGLKCDFRIYSQLFMGIVLICLTRVSLGATNPDDVAAINKLYAALGAPLLPGWTASAGDPCGEAWQGVICNNTNIVRIVLNGANLGGQLGDSLGMFTSIIGIDLSNNVIGGSIPSNLPATMQNFFLSANQFTGTIPDSLSSLSMLTAMSLNNNFLTGEIPDSFQTLTGLINLDLSSNNLSGKLPPSLENLSSLTTLRLQNNKLSGTLDVLQDLPLRDLNIENNLFSGPIPPKLLSIPNFGKDGNPFNSTSAPPPSPTSPLSAPPSPPLSGAPSSGRTPGKRADGPSASEASNGRTKKFLTTKRVVWISIAGVLLFIILMLGIILFMPRCCRQIGLADRVSKRHQIGAYKGDRENPPMDNGSLVQPTNQMRKVAKESVLRPKEDHETEPRRPAAIPKRRNDQETNMQRISTMPKQEDPELDFSALDDYLMSPPRPPPPPPPPPPPPPLPPPSLPSFEKVIVEPVVPTKMTTEKHSTKTQKLRTTAKSFTIASLQQYTNSFSQDNLIGSGMLGNVYRAQLPDGKLLAVKKLDKRASSVQKDDEFLELVNNIDKIRHANVVELMGYCAEHGQRLLIYEYCSNGSLQDALHSDDEYKKKLSWNARVRMALGAARALAHLHEVCQPPIMHRNFKSANVLLDDDLSVRVSDCGLAPLISSGSVSQLSGHLLSAYGYGAPEFESGNYTCQSDVYSFGVVMLELLTGRQSYDRTRSRGEQFLVRWAIPQLHDIDALSRMVDPSLNGEYPAKSLSHFADIISRCVQSQPEFRPPMSEVVQDILEMLRKEPHMSGSSSEDSIGR, encoded by the exons ATGGGTGGGAAGAGATCTGGTTTAAAATGCGACTTCAGGATCTATTCACAGTTGTTTATGGGGATCGTGTTGATCTGCTTGACCCGGGTTTCGCTTGGAGCTACTAATCCTGATGATG TTGCTGCAATTAATAAATTGTATGCTGCACTGGGTGCCCCTCTTCTTCCTGGGTGGACTGCTTCTGCCGGCGACCCGTGTGGTGAAGCATGGCAGGGTGTTATATGCAATAATACAAATATAGTGAGGAT AGTTCTCAACGGCGCCAATCTGGGAGGACAACTGGGTGATAGTTTAGGAATGTTCACTTCTATCATAGGGAT AGATCTAAGCAACAACGTCATTGGGGGTAGTATTCCTTCAAATTTGCCTGCTACCATGCAAAACTT TTTTCTTTCAGCAAACCAATTTACTGGAACCATCCCAGATTCTTTATCTTCATTGAGTATGCTGACAGCCAT GTCTCTTAACAACAATTTTTTAACTGGAGAGATACCAGATTCTTTTCAAACGCTCACTGGATTGATCAATTT AGATCTATCAAGTAATAATTTGAGTGGGAAGCTGCCACCCTCTTTAGAAAACTTGTCATCTTTGACCACCCT ACGCTTGCAGAACAATAAGCTATCTGGAACTCTGGATGTTTTACAAGATCTTCCCCTGAGAGATTT GAACATAGAGAATAATCTTTTCTCTGGACCCATACCTCCGAAGTTGCTAAGCATCCCAAACTTTGG GAAAGATGGAAATCCATTTAATTCTACTAGTGCTCCACCACCTTCACCCACATCTCCATTAAGCGCACCACCATCACCACCGCTTTCTGGGGCACCATCTTCTGGTAGAACACCTGGGAAACGGGCTGATGGACCATCAGCATCAGAGGCATCAAATGGACGAACAAAGAAATTTTTGACTACTAAAAGGGTGGTTTGGATATCAATTGCAGGGGTGctattgtttataattttgatgTTAGGTATCATACTTTTTATGCCAAGATGTTGCAGACAAATAGGACTTGCAGACAGGGTTTCCAAGAGACATCAGATAGGTGCATATAAAGGGGACAGGGAGAACCCCCCTATGGACAATGGATCCTTGGTCCAGCCAACCAATCAAATGCGGAAAG TTGCAAAAGAGTCAGTTCTAAGGCCAAAGGAGGACCATGAAACAGAACCAAGAAGACCTGCAGCAATTCCAAAGCGACGTAATGATCAAGAGACAAACATGCAAAGAATTAGCACAATGCCAAAGCAAGAGGATCCTGAGTTAGATTTTAGTGCACTTGATGATTATTTGATGTCTCCTCCCCGTCCACCCCCACCCCCTCCCCCTCCTCCGCCGCCTCCTCCTCTGCCTCCTCCTTCTCTCCCTTCTTTTGAGAAGGTCATTGTGGAGCCAGTTGTGCCCACCAAGATGACCACAGAGAAGCACTCCACCAAAACTCAGAAACTTCGTACTACTGCGAAGTCCTTCACTATAGCATCTCTTCAACAATACACAAACAGCTTTTCTCAAGATAATCTTATAGGATCAGGCATGCTGGGAAACGTCTATAGGGCACAGCTTCCTGATGGAAAG CTACTTGCGGTCAAAAAGTTGGACAAGAGAGCTTCCAGTGTGCAAAAGGATGATGAGTTTCTCGAACTCGTAAACAATATTGATAAAATCAGGCATGCTAATGTAGTTGAGCTCATGGGATACTGTGCAGAGCATGGCCAAAGGCTTCTTATCTATGAATATTGCAGTAATGGTTCACTACAGGATGCTCTGCACTCGGATGACGAATACAAAAAGAAACTTTCATGGAATGCTCGTGTTAGAATGGCACTTGGAGCTGCAAGAGCCCTGGC GCATTTACATGAGGTCTGCCAGCCACCAATCATGCACAGAAATTTCAAATCTGCCAATGTTCTCCTTGACGATGACCTTTCTGTCAGAGTCTCTGACTGTGGTTTGGCTCCATTGATTTCATCAGGTTCTGTGAGTCAG CTGTCAGGTCATCTGCTATCAGCTTATGGTTATGGAGCTCCAGAATTTGAGTCAGGAAATTATACTTGCCAGAGTGATGTTTACAGTTTTGGAGTGGTTATGCTAGAACTTTTAACAGGTCGACAATCCTATGACAG GACGCGGAGCCGGGGAGAGCAATTCCTGGTCAGATGGGCAATTCCTCAGCTTCATGATATTGATGCATTGTCTAGGATGGTTGATCCTTCTCTAAATGGAGAATACCCTGCAAAATCGTTATCACACTTTGCTGACATTATATCTCGATGTGTTCAG TCGCAACCAGAATTTAGGCCACCAATGTCTGAAGTTGTCCAAGACATATTAGAAATGCTACGTAAAGAGCCTCACATGAGCGGATCATCAAGTGAAGACTCAATTGGAAGATAA
- the LOC107416765 gene encoding lipoyl synthase, mitochondrial, which translates to MQSRFTTLVRALKPASISATTTITKPFSSTVQTPSTTTTTNSEFPQTLADLRARLAAESPALSDFVKDLKSNTSYSVEVGTKKKPLPKPKWMKEAIPGGQKYVQIKKKLRELNLHTVCEEARCPNLGECWSGGETGTATATIMILGDTCTRGCRFCNVKTSRTPPPPDPSEPTNVAEAIASWGLDYVVITSVDRDDLSDQGSGHFAETVQKLKLLKPNMLIEALVPDFRGDPGCVEKVASSGLDVFAHNIETVEELQNVVRDHRANFKQSLDVLMMAKDYAPAGTLTKTSVMLGCGETPDQVVKTMEKVRAAGVDVMTFGQYMRPSKRHMPVSEYITPEAFDKYQTLGMEMGFRYVASGPMVRSSYKAGEFYIKSMIESDRAASSRHSVS; encoded by the exons ATGCAGTCCCGGTTCACAACCTTGGTTCGAGCTCTAAAACCGGCCTCAATCTCAGCCACCACCACAATCACCAAGCCCTTCTCATCCACCGTCCAAACCCCTTCCACCACTACCACCACCAACTCCGAGTTCCCGCAAACCCTAGCGGACCTCCGAGCTCGCTTGGCCGCCGAATCCCCCGCTCTCTCTGACTTCGTCAAGGACCTCAAATCCAACACTTCCTACTCCGTCGAGGTCGGCACCAAGAAGAAACCCCTTCCCAAGCCCAAATGGATGAAGGAAGCCATTCCTGGCGGTCAAAAATACGTCCAGATTAAGAAGAAGCTCAGGGAATTGAACCTCCACACTGTTTGCGAAGAAGCTCGGTGCCCCAATCTAGGTGAATGCTGGTCCGGCGGCGAGACCGGCACTGCCACCGCCACTATCATGATTCTCGGTGATACTTGCACTCGGGGTTGCAG GTTTTGCAATGTGAAGACATCGAGAACTCCACCGCCGCCGGACCCCAGTGAGCCCACAAATGTAGCGGAAGCGATCGCATCGTGGGGTTTGGATTACGTGGTGATTACAAGTGTGGACAGGGATGATCTTTCTGATCAAGGGAGTGGCCATTTTGCTGAGACGGTGCAGAAGCTCAAATTGCTCAAACCAAATATGCTAATAGAAGCTTTGG TTCCTGATTTTAGAGGAGACCCAGGTTGTGTAGAGAAAGTAGCAAGTTCTGGATTAGATGTCTTCGCTCACAATATTGAAACAGTTGAGGAGCTTCAAAATGTAGTACGGGATCACCGTGCGAATTTTAAGCAATCTTTAGATGTTCTAATGATGGCCAAAGACTATGCTCCAGCTGGAACACTTACAAAAACTTCAGTAATGTTAGGCTGCGGGGAAACACCTGATCAAGTAGTGAAGACAATGGAGAAGGTGAGAGCAGCAGGTGTTGATGTAATGACCTTTGGTCAGTATATGCGACCTTCCAAGCGCCATATGCCTGTTTCTGAATACATTACACCTGAGGCCTTTGACAAGTATCAGACTCTTGGCATGGAAATG GGATTTCGGTATGTGGCATCAGGCCCCATGGTTAGGTCATCATA